Proteins encoded together in one Quercus lobata isolate SW786 chromosome 3, ValleyOak3.0 Primary Assembly, whole genome shotgun sequence window:
- the LOC115979894 gene encoding splicing factor 3A subunit 2: MDREWGSKPGSGGAASAQNEAIDRRERLRRLALETIDLAKDPYFMRNHLGSYECKLCLTLHNNEGNYLAHTQGKRHQTNLAKRAAREAKEAPAQPQPHKRKVSVRKTVKIGRPGYRVTKQFDSETKQRSLLFQIEYPEIEDLSKPRHRFMSSYEQRVQPFDKRYQYLLFAAEPYEIIAFKVPSTEIDKTPPKFFTHWDPDSKMFTLQLYFKTKPPEASKPQPAPASNGTTAPGVPSRPLPPPPQAPPPPPPPTQGVPPGGPIGNPPRAPPPSIPASFPPPPPPTANGPRPMPPGGTPPVPPPPPVGSGTMANFTPGTRPPMPPPQGFPNQQMQGQGIRPLPPPPSMGQQIPRPPPPSQ, from the exons ATGGACAGGGAGTGGGGATCCAAGCCAGGTAGCGGAGGCGCCGCCTCCGCACAGAACGAAGCTATCGACCGCCGTGAGCGCCTCCGAAGGCTCGCCCTTGAGACCATCGATCTCGCAAAAGACCCTTATTTTATGCGCAACCATCTTGGCAG TTATGAATGTAAACTTTGCTTGACACTCCACAACAATGAGGGGAATTACTTGGCTCACACGCAAGGAAAACGGCATCAAACTAATTTGGCCAAGAGAGCTGCTCGTGAAGCCAAGGAAGCTCCCGCTCAGCCTCAACCCCACAAGCGCAAAGTCTCCGTTCGCAAAACAG TGAAAATTGGAAGACCTGGGTATCGGGTAACAAAGCAGTTTGATTCAGAGACAAAACAGAGGTCTCTTCTCTTCCAG ATTGAATATCCTGAGATTGAAGACCTCTCAAAACCTAGGCATAGGTTTATGTCATCTTATGAGCAG AGGGTCCAACCATTTGATAAAAGATACCAGTATCTTCTGTTTGCTGCTGAACCATATGAGATCATTGCTTTCAAG GTTCCTAGCACAGAGATTGACAAAACCCCTCCCAAGTTCTTCACACATTGGGATCCAGACTCAAAAATGTTCACG TTGCAGTTATATTTTAAAACCAAGCCGCCAGAGGCAAGCAAGCCTCAACCTGCCCCTGCATCCAATGGCACAACAGCTCCTGGTGTCCCATCAAGGCCTTTGCCACCACCACCCCAAGCTCCACCACCGCCGCCTCCTCCAACCCAAGGAGTGCCACCTGGTGGACCTATTGGAAATCCTCCTAGAGCCCCTCCACCTTCAATACCTGCATCGTTCCCACCTCCGCCACCTCCTACAGCAAATGGCCCTAGGCCTATGCCCCCTGGTGGAACTCCACCTGTCCCTCCCCCACCCCCGGTTGGTAGTGGCACAATGGCAAATTTCACTCCTGGTACTAGGCCTCCAATGCCTCCCCCACAAGGTTTTCCAAACCAACAGATGCAGGGCCAAGGAATTCGTCCATTGCCGCCACCTCCTAGCATGGGACAACAGATCCCCAGgcctcctcctccttctcaGTAG
- the LOC115979898 gene encoding serine/arginine-rich splicing factor SR30-like, giving the protein MSSSSSRTIYVGNLPGDTRLREVEDLFCKYGPIVDIDLKLPPRPPGYAFIEYEDSRDAEDAIYYRDGYNFDGYRLRVELAHGGRGNSSSADYHGSYGGSGSSRAAPKHSDYRVLVTGLPPSASWQDLKDHMRQAGDVLFSQVFRDRGGMTGIVDYAHYDDMKYAIKKLDDSEFRNAFSRSYVRVREYDSRRSYSRSRSRDSRRSYSRSPYMSRSPSRSRSYSGRSGSISPKRKYSRRSPSVSGSRSRSRSRSPVTSHRRRESRSPSRSVRSISRSRSASVRSDRSRSIDSRDRD; this is encoded by the exons atgagTAGCAGTTCGAGCCGTACCATCTATGTTGGTAATCTCCCAGGTGATACTCGTTTGAGAGAAGTAGAAGATCTCTTTTGTAAG TATGGGCCTATTGTTGACATTGATCTGAAGCTCCCACCAAGACCCCCAGGCTATGCTTTTATTGAG TATGAAGATTCTCGTGATGCTGAAGATGCAATTTATTACCGGGATGGGTACAACTTTGATGGTTATCGCTTACGA GTTGAACTTGCACATGGTGGGCGAGGAAATTCGTCATCAGCAGATTATCATGGCAGTTATGGTGGTAGTGGCAGTAGCCGTGCTGCTCCCAAGCATTCTGACTATCGTG TTCTGGTCACTGGATTACCTCCTTCTGCTTCATGGCAAGACCTAAAG GATCACATGCGGCAAGCTGGTGATGTCCTTTTCTCTCAAGTATTCCGAGACCGTGGTG GCATGACAGGAATTGTGGATTATGCACACTATGATGACATGAAGTATGCT ATCAAAAAACTTGATGATTCTGAATTTCGGAATGCTTTTTCTCGGTCTTACGTACGG GTGAGAGAGTATGATTCGAGGCGGAGTTACTCTAGAAGTCGCAGCCGTGATTCAAGACGGAGCTACTCTAGAAGTCCTTACATGTCGAGAAGCCCTAGTCGCAGCCGTAGCTATAGTGGCAGGAGTGGGAG CATATCTCCAAAGAGAAAATATTCACGTCGATCTCCATCAGTCTCTGGTTCAAG ATCTCGATCAAGATCCAGATCTCCAGTTACTTCT CATCGTCGTCGTGAAAGTCGCAGTCCCAGCAGGAGCGTTAGAAGTATATCACGATCCCGTTCGGCTTCT GTGAGATCTGATCGAAGCCGATCTATTGACTCCAGGGATCGTGATTGA